AGATGTTGAACATCCTGCGCACCTCCTGCGCGTCCGGCTGCGGATCCAGACCCGGGCTGAGCACAACCATGTCCACGGGGATCCGCCGGATCATGCCGGCCAGCGTGTCCTCTACCTGGATTACGAGCTTGCCCTGCTCCTCAGGCGTGGTTGCCCAGTCGGACACCTGGCCCACCTTGCCCCGGACGAAGTGCACGCCCTCGGCCAGCGTCCTGGTGTAGAACTCCTCGAAGCCCTTCCCTGGCGTGCGGACGTCAATGTAGAAGTTGTAGACCTCGGCCTCGGTCCGCTCCTTGATCAGGTGGGCCAGCTTGATGGAGTACATGCAGCAGACCCTGGAGCAGTAGACGTTGTAGTTCTCGTCGCGGGAGCCGACGCAGTGGATGATCCCCACCCGCTCGGGCACCCGGCCGTCGCGCAGCACAACCTCGCCGCCGGTCGGGCCGGAGGCGTTCACCAGACGCTCGATCTCCAGGGCCGAGTAGACGTTCGGATACACGCCGTAGCCGTAGTAGGGGACCCGGCCGGCATCGAACGTCTTGAACCCGGTTGCCAGGACGATGGCGCCGACCTCGATCTCCTCGGTGTGCTCGGTCTGGCGGAAGTCTATGGCATTGCGTTCGCCGCAGGCCTCCACGCAGGTCTTCTTGCACTTGCCCGACTTGAACTCGATGCAGGTCTCGGGGTCAATGACGACGACCTGCGGGACCGCCTGGGGGAAGGGGATGTAGATCGGGCGGCGCTTGCTCAACCCCAGATTGAACTCATCTGGATGCTTGGCTTCCTTGTAGATGCAGGCCGGGATGCACTCCTGGCAGCCGATGCACAACTCCTCGTTGATGTAACGGGGCCGGCGCTTGACCTTGACCTTGTAGTTACCCACGTACCCCTCGACCTGCGAGACCTCGGAGTAGGTCCACAGCGTGATGTTGGGGTGGGCCCGGACAGCGGTCATCTTAGGGGTCAGGATACACGCCGCGCAGTCGAGCGTGGGAAAGGTCTTGTCGAACTTGGCCATGTGCCCGCCGATTGTGGGCTCGCGCTCCACCAGGTAGACGTGCTTGCCACCGTTGGCGAGCGTGAGCGCTGCGTGGATGCCTGCGATCCCGCCTCCTACCACGAGCACAGCCGGGTTTATGGGGACACGCCGCCGTTCCAGCGGCTCGTGGTAGATGACCCGATGGACCGCCGCGCGGACCAGGTCCTGGGCCTTTCGCGTTGCCTCCTCCATGTCGGTGTGCACCCAGGAATCGTGCTCGCGGATGCTCACCATCTGGAAGTAGAACGGGTTCAGCCCGCCTGCCTCTGTTGCGCTACGGAACGTGCGCTCGTGGAGCAGCGGCGAGCAGGC
This DNA window, taken from Armatimonadota bacterium, encodes the following:
- a CDS encoding CoB--CoM heterodisulfide reductase iron-sulfur subunit A family protein; the encoded protein is MREALSANGGPRVGVYICHCGKNIAGMVDVQRLTEYAATLLGVAVARDYKYMCSDPGQVLIQKDIAEHKLDRIVVAACSPLLHERTFRSATEAGGLNPFYFQMVSIREHDSWVHTDMEEATRKAQDLVRAAVHRVIYHEPLERRRVPINPAVLVVGGGIAGIHAALTLANGGKHVYLVEREPTIGGHMAKFDKTFPTLDCAACILTPKMTAVRAHPNITLWTYSEVSQVEGYVGNYKVKVKRRPRYINEELCIGCQECIPACIYKEAKHPDEFNLGLSKRRPIYIPFPQAVPQVVVIDPETCIEFKSGKCKKTCVEACGERNAIDFRQTEHTEEIEVGAIVLATGFKTFDAGRVPYYGYGVYPNVYSALEIERLVNASGPTGGEVVLRDGRVPERVGIIHCVGSRDENYNVYCSRVCCMYSIKLAHLIKERTEAEVYNFYIDVRTPGKGFEEFYTRTLAEGVHFVRGKVGQVSDWATTPEEQGKLVIQVEDTLAGMIRRIPVDMVVLSPGLDPQPDAQEVRRMFNISCSNEGWFLERHPKLAPVNTFTDGIFLAGACQGPKDIPDSVAQAGAAAAEALSLIDAGYFELEPTTAYVLAEECSGCKTCVPLCPYTAIAFDAATAKALINEALCKGCGVCVAACPSGSIQQHLFDDRQIYAEIQGVLAGATAAS